A single region of the Motilibacter peucedani genome encodes:
- the xylA gene encoding xylose isomerase: MAVKPTKEDKFSFGLWTVGWQARDPFGDATRGPIDTVEAVHELAELGAYGITFHDDDLIPFGADDSVRDKAIADYKKALEDTGLVTPMVTTNLFTQPVFKDGGFTNNDREIRRYALRKVLRNVDLAAELGAQTYVMWGGREGAETDSAKDIAAALDRMREGIDTVAAYVKDKGYGLRLAIEPKPNEPRGDILLPTAGHALAFIRQLEHSDIVGINPEVGHEQMSNLNFVHGIAQALWEGKLFHIDLNGQNGPKFDQDLIFGHGNVLNAFFTVDLLENGFPNGGPKYDGPRHFDYKPLRTEDATGVWRSAEANMTTYLLLKERALAFRQDPEVQAAMEASKVFELGQPTLGEGETYKDLLADRSAFEDFDAVAKGAQGYGFVHLDQLAIEHLLGAR; this comes from the coding sequence ATGGCTGTCAAGCCCACCAAGGAAGACAAGTTCTCGTTCGGTCTCTGGACGGTGGGCTGGCAGGCGCGCGACCCGTTCGGCGACGCGACGCGCGGCCCGATCGACACCGTCGAGGCCGTGCACGAGCTCGCCGAGCTCGGCGCCTACGGCATCACGTTCCACGACGACGACCTGATCCCGTTCGGCGCCGACGACTCCGTGCGCGACAAGGCGATCGCCGACTACAAGAAGGCTCTCGAGGACACCGGCCTGGTGACCCCGATGGTCACGACCAACCTTTTCACCCAGCCGGTCTTCAAGGACGGCGGCTTCACCAACAACGACCGCGAGATCCGTCGCTACGCGCTGCGCAAGGTGCTGCGCAACGTCGACCTCGCCGCCGAGCTGGGCGCGCAGACCTACGTCATGTGGGGCGGGCGCGAGGGCGCCGAGACCGACTCGGCGAAGGACATCGCCGCGGCGCTCGACCGCATGCGCGAGGGCATCGACACCGTCGCGGCCTACGTCAAGGACAAGGGCTACGGCCTGCGCCTCGCGATCGAGCCCAAGCCGAACGAGCCCCGCGGCGACATCCTGCTGCCGACCGCCGGCCACGCCCTGGCGTTCATCCGCCAGCTCGAGCACAGCGACATCGTGGGCATCAACCCCGAGGTCGGCCACGAGCAGATGTCCAACCTCAACTTCGTGCACGGCATCGCCCAGGCGCTGTGGGAGGGCAAGCTCTTCCACATCGACCTCAACGGCCAGAACGGCCCGAAGTTCGACCAGGACCTCATCTTCGGCCACGGCAACGTGCTCAACGCGTTCTTCACCGTCGACCTGCTCGAGAACGGCTTCCCGAACGGCGGGCCGAAGTACGACGGGCCGCGCCACTTCGACTACAAGCCGCTGCGCACCGAGGACGCGACCGGCGTGTGGCGCTCGGCCGAGGCCAACATGACGACCTACCTGCTCCTGAAGGAGCGCGCCCTCGCGTTCCGCCAGGACCCCGAGGTCCAGGCCGCCATGGAGGCCTCGAAGGTCTTCGAGCTCGGCCAGCCGACCCTCGGCGAGGGCGAGACCTACAAGGACCTGCTCGCCGACCGCAGCGCGTTCGAGGACTTCGACGCGGTCGCCAAGGGCGCACAGGGATACGGTTTCGTCCACCTCGACCAGCTGGCGATCGAGCACCTGCTCGGCGCCCGCTAG
- the xylB gene encoding xylulokinase, which yields MALVAGIDSSTQSCKVVVRDADTGELVREGRASHPDGTEVAPAAWWDALQEAIAQAGGLDDVEAVAVGGQQHGMVCLDESGEVVRDALLWNDTRSAGAATELIRELGGPSAWTDAVGSVPVASLTVTKLRWLRDNEPENAARTAAVCLPHDWLTWRLAGSPGLEALATDRGDASGTGYWSPATGDYRRDLLERALGHDAVLPRVLGPRESAGTLAGSSALLGAGSGDNAAAALGLGAAQGDVVVSLGTSGVACAIADAPSADASGLVAGFADATGRFLPLVCTLNAARVLDGAARLLGVDHAELSRLALSVPAGAGGLVLVPYLEGERTPDLPNATGSLHGLTLETMTPAFLARAAVEGLLCGLADGIDALTAQGAVIERVLLIGGGAKSEAVRRTAPAVFGRPVVVPPAGEYVADGAARQAVWVLSGADEPPVWAREGTESYDAEATPAVRERYAEARGKILDKVG from the coding sequence ATGGCTCTCGTCGCCGGCATCGACTCCTCCACCCAGTCCTGCAAGGTCGTCGTCCGCGACGCCGACACGGGCGAGCTGGTCCGCGAGGGCCGTGCGTCGCACCCCGACGGCACGGAGGTCGCCCCTGCCGCGTGGTGGGACGCCCTGCAGGAGGCGATCGCCCAGGCGGGCGGCCTCGACGACGTCGAGGCCGTGGCCGTGGGCGGCCAGCAGCACGGCATGGTCTGCCTCGACGAGTCCGGCGAGGTCGTGCGCGACGCGCTGCTGTGGAACGACACCCGGTCGGCCGGCGCGGCCACCGAGCTCATCCGCGAGCTCGGTGGCCCGTCTGCCTGGACCGACGCGGTCGGCTCGGTCCCCGTGGCCTCGCTGACCGTCACCAAGCTGCGCTGGCTGCGCGACAACGAGCCCGAGAACGCGGCGCGCACCGCCGCGGTCTGCCTCCCGCACGACTGGCTGACCTGGCGCCTGGCGGGCTCGCCCGGGCTCGAGGCGCTCGCCACCGACCGCGGCGACGCGAGCGGCACCGGCTACTGGTCGCCCGCGACGGGCGACTACCGCCGCGACCTGCTCGAGCGGGCCCTCGGCCACGACGCCGTCCTGCCGCGCGTCCTCGGCCCGCGCGAGTCGGCCGGCACCCTCGCCGGCTCGTCCGCACTGCTGGGCGCCGGCTCCGGCGACAACGCCGCCGCGGCGCTCGGCCTCGGCGCCGCCCAGGGCGACGTCGTCGTCTCCCTCGGCACCTCCGGCGTGGCGTGCGCGATCGCCGACGCGCCGTCCGCCGACGCCAGCGGTCTGGTCGCCGGCTTCGCCGACGCCACCGGCCGCTTCCTCCCGCTCGTCTGCACCCTGAACGCCGCCCGCGTGCTCGACGGTGCCGCCCGCCTGCTCGGCGTCGACCACGCCGAGCTCTCCCGCCTCGCCCTCTCGGTGCCCGCCGGCGCCGGCGGCCTGGTCCTCGTGCCCTACCTCGAGGGCGAGCGCACGCCCGACCTGCCCAACGCGACCGGCTCGCTGCACGGGCTCACCCTCGAGACGATGACGCCGGCCTTCCTCGCCCGCGCGGCGGTCGAGGGGCTGCTCTGCGGGCTCGCCGACGGCATCGACGCGCTCACCGCGCAGGGCGCGGTCATCGAGCGGGTGCTGCTCATCGGCGGCGGCGCCAAGTCCGAGGCCGTACGCCGTACCGCTCCCGCCGTCTTCGGCCGCCCCGTCGTGGTGCCCCCGGCCGGCGAGTACGTCGCCGACGGCGCCGCCCGTCAGGCCGTCTGGGTGCTCTCCGGCGCCGACGAGCCGCCGGTCTGGGCGCGCGAGGGCACCGAGTCCTACGACGCCGAGGCCACCCCGGCCGTCCGCGAGCGCTACGCCGAGGCCCGCGGCAAGATCCTCGACAAGGTGGGCTGA
- a CDS encoding MFS transporter, whose translation MTLRGGLPALLVAQGVSSTGTRMSVVAVPWFVLVTTGSATRTGLVAFAELAAYVVSSVAAAPVVDRVGARRASLLCDGASAAAAAAVPVLHAAGALHLSTLLVLVALLGAVRGPGDTAKFALLPQVAEGAGTPMEAATGLYEGVERGAGLVGAPLAGALVAAFGAAPVIAVDAASFVLALACTALVPAQPPAPSEGAYAQRLADGLRFLRRDGLLLAVARMLLLTNLLDAAYATTLLPLWVRSEGHGAGSLGLVFGAAALGATVSSLAMVRIGPRLPRRATFAVGLLLAGCPRFLATALGAPVPLLVGVVLCGGLAAGLLNPILATVQFERIPEALRARVLAVSVAVAFAGMPLGGLVGAVLATTLGVHGAMAAAGAAYVLTGVLPLRRSWRAMDERPALATPPTPSADDHEIPSRHAGRVT comes from the coding sequence ATGACGCTGCGCGGCGGGCTGCCGGCCCTGCTGGTGGCGCAGGGCGTCTCCAGCACCGGCACGCGCATGTCGGTCGTCGCCGTGCCGTGGTTCGTGCTGGTCACGACGGGCAGCGCGACGCGTACGGGTCTGGTGGCCTTCGCCGAGCTGGCGGCCTACGTCGTCAGCTCGGTCGCCGCCGCACCGGTCGTCGACCGGGTCGGCGCCCGCCGCGCCAGCCTGCTGTGCGACGGCGCGAGCGCCGCAGCAGCCGCGGCGGTGCCGGTGCTGCACGCCGCCGGTGCGCTGCACCTGTCGACCCTGCTCGTCCTGGTCGCACTGCTCGGCGCGGTCCGCGGCCCCGGTGACACCGCCAAGTTCGCGCTGCTGCCCCAGGTCGCAGAGGGCGCAGGAACTCCGATGGAGGCGGCGACCGGGCTCTACGAGGGTGTCGAGCGCGGCGCCGGGCTCGTCGGCGCCCCGCTGGCCGGAGCACTCGTCGCCGCGTTCGGCGCGGCCCCCGTCATCGCCGTCGACGCGGCGAGCTTCGTGCTCGCCCTCGCCTGCACGGCGCTGGTGCCCGCACAGCCGCCGGCCCCCTCCGAGGGCGCCTACGCCCAGCGGCTGGCCGACGGACTGCGCTTCCTGCGCCGCGACGGGCTCCTCCTGGCCGTGGCGCGGATGCTCCTGCTGACCAACCTGCTCGACGCCGCCTACGCGACGACCCTGCTGCCGCTGTGGGTGCGCAGCGAGGGCCACGGCGCCGGCAGCCTGGGCCTGGTCTTCGGCGCAGCAGCGCTCGGCGCCACGGTCAGCTCGCTGGCGATGGTGCGGATCGGGCCCCGGCTCCCCCGCCGGGCGACGTTCGCGGTCGGCCTGCTGCTGGCCGGCTGCCCGCGCTTCCTCGCCACGGCGCTGGGCGCCCCGGTGCCGCTGCTGGTGGGCGTGGTCCTCTGCGGCGGGCTCGCCGCCGGGCTGCTCAACCCGATCCTCGCGACGGTGCAGTTCGAGCGGATCCCCGAGGCGCTGCGCGCCCGGGTGCTGGCCGTCAGTGTGGCGGTGGCCTTCGCCGGCATGCCGCTGGGCGGGCTCGTCGGCGCGGTGCTCGCCACCACGCTGGGCGTGCACGGCGCGATGGCGGCGGCAGGCGCTGCGTACGTGCTCACCGGCGTGCTCCCGCTGCGCCGGTCCTGGCGCGCCATGGACGAGCGCCCGGCCCTCGCCACTCCCCCCACCCCCTCAGCCGACGATCATGAGATTCCCAGCAGGCACGCCGGGCGTGTCACCTGA
- a CDS encoding ArsR/SmtB family transcription factor, with the protein MPDQPGRPADELVLDARTLRGIAHPLRMRLLALLRREGPSTATRLAERVGVSSASASFHLRTLATYGFITEDEGPADKHGRERWWRAAHRGTRLDGIPAEPAGRVAAIDFVGVVAAAQAARMQSWVAAMDTAPAEWLDVGSLSDTTLDLTPARAQELLDRVDALLAEFQRHDPDRPLAPGEERVGFQWQLLPEPAPRHSDPR; encoded by the coding sequence ATGCCCGACCAGCCCGGCCGCCCAGCAGACGAGCTCGTCCTCGACGCCCGCACCCTGCGCGGCATCGCGCACCCGCTGCGCATGCGCCTGCTGGCACTGCTGCGCCGCGAGGGCCCTTCGACCGCGACCAGGCTGGCCGAGCGCGTGGGCGTCTCGAGCGCGTCGGCGAGCTTCCACCTGCGCACGCTCGCGACCTACGGCTTCATCACCGAGGACGAGGGGCCAGCCGACAAGCACGGACGTGAGCGCTGGTGGCGCGCCGCCCACCGCGGCACCCGGCTCGACGGCATCCCGGCCGAGCCCGCGGGTCGCGTGGCGGCCATCGACTTCGTGGGCGTGGTCGCCGCTGCGCAGGCCGCACGCATGCAGAGCTGGGTCGCGGCCATGGACACCGCGCCGGCCGAGTGGCTCGACGTCGGGTCCCTCTCCGACACCACGCTCGACCTGACCCCCGCGCGCGCGCAGGAGCTCCTCGACCGCGTCGACGCCCTGCTCGCCGAGTTCCAGCGACACGACCCGGACCGCCCGCTGGCCCCCGGCGAGGAGCGCGTCGGCTTCCAGTGGCAGCTGCTCCCCGAGCCGGCGCCACGCCACTCGGACCCGCGATGA
- a CDS encoding PadR family transcriptional regulator yields MRHPTPYNPFSWPPDDSGEGRGRRGRRHHHPEARGGDERGGPDARHSGGRDAGHDERPHGRPFGAPEGLGPGFPGLPFGGRRGEGRRGGRGRGRGRAQRGDVRTATLLLLAEEPMHGYQLMQAMDERTGGAWRPSPGAIYPTINQLEDEGLVTTAAEGGRKLVTLTEAGRAHVEQQRTVWGDPFAALTADEADGPDLRGPLGEVAVAARQISHHGSPAQAEAAARVLAEARRSLYLILAEHPSAP; encoded by the coding sequence GTGCGACACCCCACCCCCTACAACCCCTTCAGCTGGCCGCCCGACGACAGCGGCGAGGGCCGCGGCCGGCGAGGCCGTCGGCACCACCACCCCGAGGCCCGTGGCGGCGACGAGCGCGGTGGCCCCGACGCCCGCCACTCCGGCGGACGCGACGCCGGTCATGACGAACGCCCGCACGGCCGCCCCTTCGGGGCGCCCGAAGGCCTCGGTCCCGGCTTCCCCGGCCTGCCCTTCGGCGGCCGGCGCGGCGAGGGCCGTCGGGGAGGGCGCGGCCGCGGACGCGGTCGGGCCCAGCGCGGCGACGTGCGCACGGCCACCCTGCTGCTGCTCGCCGAGGAGCCGATGCACGGCTACCAGCTGATGCAGGCGATGGACGAGCGCACCGGCGGCGCCTGGCGCCCGAGCCCCGGGGCGATCTACCCGACGATCAACCAGCTCGAGGACGAGGGCCTGGTCACGACGGCGGCCGAGGGCGGACGCAAGCTCGTGACCCTCACCGAGGCCGGCCGCGCCCACGTCGAGCAGCAGCGCACGGTGTGGGGCGACCCCTTCGCCGCCCTGACCGCCGACGAGGCCGACGGACCTGACCTGCGCGGTCCGCTCGGCGAGGTCGCGGTGGCCGCTCGGCAGATCTCCCACCACGGCAGCCCCGCTCAGGCCGAAGCAGCGGCCAGGGTGCTCGCCGAGGCACGGCGCTCGCTCTACCTGATCCTGGCCGAGCACCCGTCGGCGCCATAG